In 'Nostoc azollae' 0708, the following are encoded in one genomic region:
- a CDS encoding YcjF family protein — translation MLDTWHDSIVQVGEFGLLSALAVGGGFWLLQKNRPGEQLNDMVIDRASVERGISQTEVIINQLAQEAANHPGLESLREQFAKLPLELDRREIQVAVTGGKSVGKSTVIQILKNVETLSTTSLQYTETAPLFAGVGKNSDAVTLSELQKYDFVLFLTKGDLTDSEFQVLQQLKAAKQSTLLVFNKQDQYQVDERATVLQSLKQRMQGNVVATAASPLPVKVRKYETDGSVQEWMEQPAADIQQLTQQFGEVLAQQGKQLVYTTTMRKVLLLKAEAKDCLNRVRCDLSTPIIEQNQWIAAAAAFANPIPALDILATAAINAQMVMDLGNIYQQKIFLEQAQQVAETMGSLMLKLGLVELSTRAVTGILKTNAVTFVAGGMVEGVSAAYLTRVAGLSLVQYFEQQEIALETGNGLNLEKLHQVLQTVFQQSQKLAVLEAFVKQGVKRLLPEAKAVEVVG, via the coding sequence ATGTTAGACACTTGGCATGATTCCATAGTACAGGTGGGAGAATTCGGACTTCTGAGTGCTTTAGCTGTCGGTGGGGGTTTCTGGTTATTGCAGAAAAATCGCCCTGGTGAACAGCTAAATGATATGGTTATAGATAGGGCATCTGTGGAAAGAGGAATTTCTCAAACAGAAGTTATAATTAATCAACTCGCACAAGAAGCAGCAAACCATCCAGGTTTAGAAAGCCTACGCGAACAATTTGCTAAATTACCCTTAGAGTTAGACAGACGAGAAATTCAAGTTGCTGTTACTGGTGGTAAGTCTGTAGGTAAAAGTACAGTTATTCAAATTCTCAAAAATGTAGAAACTTTATCTACAACGTCTCTACAATATACAGAAACAGCACCTTTATTTGCAGGAGTGGGTAAAAATTCTGATGCTGTCACATTATCAGAATTGCAAAAATATGATTTTGTTTTATTCCTCACAAAAGGTGATTTGACAGATTCCGAATTTCAAGTTTTGCAACAACTAAAAGCCGCAAAACAGTCAACATTACTGGTTTTTAATAAACAAGACCAGTATCAAGTAGATGAACGTGCTACAGTTTTGCAATCATTGAAACAAAGAATGCAAGGAAATGTGGTGGCTACTGCTGCTTCTCCATTACCTGTGAAAGTTAGAAAATATGAAACTGATGGTTCTGTGCAAGAATGGATGGAACAACCAGCAGCAGACATTCAACAGTTGACACAACAGTTCGGGGAAGTGTTAGCGCAGCAAGGAAAGCAGCTAGTTTATACAACAACGATGCGGAAAGTGCTGTTATTGAAAGCTGAAGCGAAAGATTGTTTAAATAGAGTACGGTGCGATCTGTCTACACCCATCATAGAACAAAATCAGTGGATAGCTGCCGCTGCTGCCTTTGCAAACCCAATCCCCGCATTAGATATTCTCGCAACTGCGGCCATTAACGCCCAAATGGTTATGGATTTGGGCAATATTTATCAGCAAAAAATTTTCTTAGAACAGGCGCAACAAGTAGCCGAAACTATGGGAAGCTTAATGTTGAAATTAGGATTAGTAGAACTTTCTACAAGGGCTGTGACTGGTATTCTCAAAACTAACGCTGTCACCTTCGTTGCTGGGGGAATGGTAGAAGGAGTGAGTGCTGCTTATCTAACCAGAGTTGCTGGGTTAAGTTTAGTTCAGTATTTTGAACAGCAAGAAATAGCATTAGAAACAGGAAATGGTTTGAACCTGGAAAAATTACACCAAGTTTTACAAACAGTATTCCAACAGAGTCAAAAACTGGCTGTTCTGGAAGCTTTTGTTAAGCAAGGTGTGAAACGTTTGTTACCGGAAGCAAAGGCAGTTGAAGTTGTTGGATAG